A genome region from Triticum aestivum cultivar Chinese Spring chromosome 2B, IWGSC CS RefSeq v2.1, whole genome shotgun sequence includes the following:
- the LOC123041922 gene encoding uncharacterized protein, translating to MATMGAGEAVKMICGTKVERVVGTGKAPGACPSCGGPVVATDVESERRILCLPLCLKNKRKYSCTRCFRRLVTVYS from the coding sequence ATGGCGACAATGGGGGCGGGCGAAGCAGTGAAGATGATCTGCGGGACGAAGGTGGAGCGGGTGGTGGGCACGGGCAAGGCGCCCGGTGCTTGCCCGTCCTGCGGCGGCCCCGTGGTGGCCACCGACGTGGAGAGCGAGCGGCGCATCCTCTGCCTCCCGCTGTGCCTCAAGAACAAGCGCAAGTACTCCTGCACCAGGTGCTTCCGCCGCCTCGTCACCGTCTACAGCTAG